In Kryptolebias marmoratus isolate JLee-2015 linkage group LG2, ASM164957v2, whole genome shotgun sequence, the genomic stretch AGTTTGATAAATGATAAAGGTGAACAAATCAAGTCCCAGCTGACATGGTTCCTAATGTTTTTATCAGGAGTCGATGGTTTATTTTAGCCGTTCAGCACAGCCCACCTTAGTGATCTGTGGGTGTAGCTCCGAGAGCGTTTTTCTCTCAGATGTAGGGTTTATAGAGGGATGAGTGTGGTGGTCGTACAACACAATCCAGCAAAAGCCGAAATGCTAAACTAGTCGTACAGAAACCGGTTGAATGGTTGAACTGAATGTTCGCGTTCGAAAACAGGTTACTCAGGTTCCCTCAGGTATGCAGCAAACGAAAGGAACGCATGCTAACCCACATTCATCGTACTAATTTTTTGCCATGTTTTCACTGCCTGCGTTTCATTTTATCCAGTTGATTATTTCAGGTGAGTTCGTCAAATCTAGACCGTCaccagatgtttttaatttttgttgctttttgctgAGCTGCTCTGCTTGTCCTCATTCCGTTGTCGGTGTTACAAAACGCTACGTccgaaaaaaagaaatgcactgAAGTGGCCGCTGACGGCGCTAGGCGAGAGATTcgtggccgccatcttgctaGGCATGTTGTAGCATACTGTTTACATGTTGAAGCCCCACATTGTTAATGCATTCTGTATCCTGTGTCAACAGTCCATGTTTgcattattttactttgataaacatcatcttcttcttccctcGGCTGTTCCCATTTCAGGTGTCTCTACAGTGGGTCATCCTCCTCcgtctaactctgtcctctgtgtcctctgtcctcactccaactccctccatgtcctctctaactgcatccatatgtctcctctttgtctctaacatccttctaccaatatacccactgtccctcctctgcacatgtccaaaccatctcagtctggcctctctaactttatctcccagtgacatatgttattttaataaacataaaccATACATACTGTGAAAACAGATCAGAGTATTCTACAATGAGCCTCCCACCAAGCCTGGTCAAGCAGTTATGGGGGCAAAACGCTGATCTGACACTCTAATCAGACCAGTACATAactggactttacatgtctacTTAGTCTAACCAGAGCTCTGCTATCAGTGTCTGTAGTTAATTACACTTAAACTTATAtaattctgtctttttcctcATAATGCTGGAAATATTTAGGTTTTCTATAACCTGAACTTCagtatttaaacataaacaggTGAGATTTTTGTCTGTCCTATACAATAATACACTACCCACTACACTACTTACCCACAAAGTAagtaaaacaggattttagacTAATGTATATAGTGTTTACGCAAGTATGTTACTAATATTGATGGTATATTTATCAGTTAGCTGGTATATGCCTACCTTCAGCCCCAACTATAATCATACAATGTAttagaaaaatgtttccattggttaaaaacaaaatctaacaCTACATTCTTTGAAGTTCAGGTTCTgataataatgattaaaattaaaacactggGTTTCTTGGCTGAGTTCAGGTGTATTTTGTCTCACAAATCCTTGGTTTGCTGCCATACTGTCAGGAACAATAGAGGCCAAGTAGCACcttccaagatggcggcacaaaTTCTCCCCTCTTTAGCACTGCGGGTGGCCATTCCAGCATGTCTCTGTTTCAGTGGTAGCTACTTCTTCAATGTTACCATGGGCTTATTGTAGATTAATCCCTTCTAGTTTTGCTGGATGCTTGTTTAACTTGTGTTGCTGTATTTGAtccctttttaatttaattaattaatttattttttttatgagtgTGCATTGGTTGTCACTACTATTTGTAGCAAATGAACTAGTGGCAAAAAAAGTCATGTTGTATGCTTGGTAAATTTGTCTGTTGTATTTTATAttcccttttattatttttatgtatgtgTGCTGGCTTTATCACTACTTGCTGCAAATGAATTGCCCTTCGGGgaccaaataaaaccaaataaattgaattgaattctttggtgtttttagaaAGTTGAACCTAAATCTGCATCTTGTTCTTGTAAggctggtaaaaataaaacatccaaatttacaaactgttttgtaattttatgtgCGCTACAAACTCTCTAGATTAACATCACTGCATCTTTGCAGAGCTGCTCTGGACTGCTAGAAAACGCCTTTGAATTAACTcccatttttgctttaaatccaAACTCAAAGCACTAAAATGTGGCCTGACTTTCATAGCTATTGCACTAACTCTTCTCCTCAAAGGCATTTGGCTCGTGAGCCTCGACCCCGTCGACGCCGGCGGTCCCTACAATGTGACTGCCGTGTGTCGGGGCAGCAGCCGGACTCTGACAGACGTGCTGTTTGGAGACGTTTGGCTGTGCGGAGGACAGAGCAACATGTACTTCCAAACGTCTCAGGTACAGGGAGCCGCCTCTCTGACACAAGGACTGAAGAAATAAAACGCTAAATACGTCCCATCAAATCACTGAACAGACTTCCAGAGGgaaagacatttgttttatctttcaaTATTCATGTTCATTTATTCGCCTGTAGATCTTCAATGCGTCGGAGGAGCTGGCCCTCTCGTCTAAATACCCCCATGTGAGGACTTTTATGGCAGCTTTGGACACGAGTGACACTGAGCTGACTGATCTGATCGGAGTGGAGCTGCCCTGGTCCGTGCCCTCAGCCAGTAAGACCAAGATTTCTCTCATCACTCTTTGAGTTATTTGAAACACTTTAGGTACTGAAATGCAAAAGACACATTCCTAAAGTGAAACACTTTATTATAATCTAccatattttccacactataggacgcactgtcaataaatggtccattttcaaacttttgtcatatataaggcaactataaggtgcattaagtgaaacaaaacagccctcttcttttcagagaatactgcaccaacgtaagcgtcaagtataaacgctcAGGTCCGAGCACCGTACATGGAGTCctgcgactataactgagccttaatgctgccagtggtgcagctttgtagtttaaccaaaggtGTCCTAAAACatcgacttcttacatataaaaggcgctccggattataaggcgcactgttgttttttgagaaaattgaaggcttatagtccggaaaatacggtactctTACTACAGAGAGCCAATTGGTTGGATTTCTTTttagcgaaacatcttcagaaccactggatggattttaattcaaGTCTCTGGATGTACATCGACAGCTggttaacctaattcaagatggccgccacagctaagcaacctcgGCAAACGCATttatagctataactcagccattGATatatgtggtgtggtagtagctgagagtcatccttaactcATACCTGAAGCACTAAGAAACCGCACTATATTGCATAAGACTgtgcataattttatttttcaaaatagctataatttctcatcaaaacatgatcttagtctaaagttCGGGCGTTTAGTTATTTCTGCGTTTCCTAACATCAAAGTGTCTGATTGGCGAGCTGCTCTATTTCCAGATGTTGTGTCCCAGTTTTCGGCCGTGTGCTGGCTGTTCGGACGCTACATGTACGACAGGTTGAAGTACCCCGTAGGGCTGGTGGAGTCCTGCTGGGGGGGCACGCCTGTGGAGGCCTGGTCCTCAGGAAGGGCTCTGAAGCTCTGTGGATTGGACGACCCCGAGGACAGGTGAGGGCGTCCAGCCGACCCTGCGGTCCGACGTACGTAACGGGTGTCGACGTGTCTGTGCAGTAACGTCTGCTTCCTGCTTCCCTCAGCCCCCAAACGCAAAACTCGGCTTTGTGGAACGCGATGATCCACCCACTCCTCAACATGACCATCTACGGAGCTATCTGGTATCAAGGTAACACGGGACCTCGCGGGCAGTCCGCGTTCGGAAAGCTCAAGATCACAAAGTCCgtcaggttcttttttttcctctctcccaGGTGAGGCGAACGCCAACTATCATAAGGACAAGTACAACTGCTCTTTCCCTGCAATGATCGACGACTGGAGGATGGCGTTCCACCAAGGCTCAGGGTGGCAGACGGCTCCCGACTTCCCGTTTGGATTCGTTCAAGTACGCTCAGCATCTGACCGCTTGAAACCTCTCATTCCGTTGTCCCAAAGACGCAGAAAGATTGTATGCTGAAGTCATCTCTCTGAAGGTAGAATAAACAGCACAGACTGCCCTCTTTGCACATTTCTTCCACCAGCTGGCCACTTACAAAGAAAACACGACAGATGACGGCTTTCCGGACATCCGCTGGCACCAGACAGCCGACGTGGGCTTCGTCTCAAATCTCAGGATGAAGAAAACCTTCATGGCCGTGGCGTTCGATTTACCCGATAAAACT encodes the following:
- the siae gene encoding sialate O-acetylesterase isoform X3, producing MGVAGAPRHFVCLVCLLVVAVVCFIFVILSAYFGCSVVEDLRFASYYGDHMVLQKAPQRASLWGFGPEGSQVTIHLSGPSTQNITSAPVTEGIWLVSLDPVDAGGPYNVTAVCRGSSRTLTDVLFGDVWLCGGQSNMYFQTSQIFNASEELALSSKYPHVRTFMAALDTSDTELTDLIGVELPWSVPSANVVSQFSAVCWLFGRYMYDRLKYPVGLVESCWGGTPVEAWSSGRALKLCGLDDPEDSPQTQNSALWNAMIHPLLNMTIYGAIWYQGEANANYHKDKYNCSFPAMIDDWRMAFHQGSGWQTAPDFPFGFVQLATYKENTTDDGFPDIRWHQTADVGFVSNLRMKKTFMAVAFDLPDKTSPYGTIHPRDKQDVAHRLTLGARAVAYGEKGVAFAGPFPYRIVSTDESVNITYDQPVSVAPSKNIFEICCSERKAPCGPGSSWVPAAILSWNQTSVQLSASSCPRPSEATAVRYAWSDWPCGFKACPVYSAARILPAPPFLIHKYSGPLKRPGTPPEQDPRGE